One window from the genome of Marinobacter sp. LV10R510-11A encodes:
- a CDS encoding helix-turn-helix domain-containing protein — MAVVYITKGSVFDAIEEDVAAAEVLKVKAALMDCIRNYIASNGLTQRQAADLMGVQRSRIGDVARGHVSVFSIDALVSMAARVNLHPVKIAA, encoded by the coding sequence GTGGCGGTAGTTTATATTACAAAAGGCTCAGTATTCGATGCCATTGAAGAGGATGTGGCTGCGGCGGAAGTGCTGAAGGTTAAGGCGGCTTTAATGGATTGCATTCGTAATTACATTGCCTCGAATGGTTTAACTCAGCGGCAAGCAGCGGATTTGATGGGAGTGCAGCGTTCAAGAATCGGTGATGTCGCGCGCGGCCATGTCAGCGTGTTCTCAATCGACGCCTTGGTTTCTATGGCTGCACGAGTAAACCTGCATCCAGTGAAAATCGCTGCTTAA
- a CDS encoding type II toxin-antitoxin system ParD family antitoxin, which produces MRTTQQFSITLPNQMADVVKAKVAAGEYATESEVIRDGLRALSADQVRARLSAKHQNSTS; this is translated from the coding sequence ATGCGTACTACTCAACAATTCAGCATTACTCTACCCAACCAGATGGCCGACGTAGTAAAAGCCAAGGTTGCCGCTGGCGAATACGCCACTGAAAGCGAAGTAATTCGCGATGGCTTGCGAGCGCTCAGCGCTGACCAAGTGCGTGCCCGATTGTCAGCAAAACACCAGAATTCCACTTCATAA
- a CDS encoding Rpn family recombination-promoting nuclease/putative transposase, with protein sequence MATNHHDTGYKELFSHPEFVQQLIEGFAPFEIADLMDFSTLKNHSGNYITPLFEEKFEDVVWSVSTTTC encoded by the coding sequence ATGGCAACGAATCACCACGACACCGGTTACAAGGAATTGTTTAGCCACCCGGAGTTTGTTCAGCAGTTGATCGAAGGGTTTGCCCCGTTCGAGATCGCGGATCTGATGGACTTCAGTACACTCAAGAATCACAGCGGCAATTACATTACGCCGCTGTTCGAGGAGAAGTTCGAAGACGTCGTGTGGTCTGTTTCTACGACCACCTGCTGA
- a CDS encoding polysaccharide biosynthesis protein, translating to MCVHPLLGSVVHRRRCEAVRPTNVMGASKRMAELVFSGLRPGEKLFEELLIGDDPQGTSHPRIMMAREVSMAWEDLEAVLSKLSRASQEFDCKQVVETLKSAPTGFTPNSNVADLVWCNGGSDLAVDHESTGKVHRLPV from the coding sequence GTGTGCGTTCACCCATTGTTGGGCAGTGTGGTGCACCGCCGCCGCTGTGAAGCGGTAAGGCCCACCAATGTGATGGGCGCCAGTAAACGTATGGCGGAGTTGGTGTTCAGTGGCCTGCGCCCTGGTGAGAAACTGTTCGAGGAGTTGTTGATTGGTGATGACCCTCAGGGTACCTCGCACCCGCGCATTATGATGGCGCGAGAAGTATCTATGGCTTGGGAGGATTTGGAAGCTGTGTTAAGTAAGCTTTCGCGGGCTAGCCAGGAATTTGATTGCAAGCAGGTTGTAGAAACGCTTAAAAGTGCGCCGACGGGGTTTACGCCGAATAGTAATGTGGCTGATTTGGTTTGGTGCAATGGCGGCAGTGATTTGGCGGTTGATCATGAGAGCACAGGAAAGGTACACCGGCTTCCTGTTTGA
- a CDS encoding MBL fold metallo-hydrolase RNA specificity domain-containing protein, which produces MATKPAEIRIVHGDESAKRAFKQCLVELNYPSVLIPDQ; this is translated from the coding sequence ATTGCGACGAAGCCCGCGGAGATTCGTATTGTGCACGGGGATGAGTCGGCAAAGCGGGCGTTTAAACAGTGCCTTGTTGAATTGAATTATCCGAGTGTGTTGATACCCGATCAATAA
- a CDS encoding histone-like nucleoid-structuring protein, MvaT/MvaU family — MAKINDYYQKKQLMEKLTAEINQLEQDQSLKHELAFENSIRELMAEYDKSPKHVLQILAAIDPSIVGAKAEGSTGTRAKRPMKTYKNPHTGEEVQTRGGNHKVLNEWRQKHGKEAVQSWQQD, encoded by the coding sequence ATGGCAAAGATTAACGATTACTACCAGAAGAAGCAGCTTATGGAAAAGCTTACAGCCGAGATTAATCAGCTGGAGCAGGATCAGTCACTGAAGCACGAGCTGGCATTTGAGAACAGCATTCGTGAGTTGATGGCAGAGTATGATAAGTCTCCGAAGCATGTGCTTCAGATTCTGGCAGCGATTGATCCTTCCATTGTCGGCGCTAAGGCAGAAGGCAGCACCGGCACCCGCGCCAAGCGCCCCATGAAAACCTATAAGAACCCGCACACAGGCGAAGAAGTTCAAACCCGTGGCGGTAATCACAAGGTTTTGAATGAGTGGCGTCAAAAGCACGGCAAAGAAGCGGTGCAGAGCTGGCAGCAAGACTGA
- a CDS encoding GGDEF domain-containing protein, which translates to MPINELEAQSFHWLVDMLESVEVGLVVLDLEFRVQAWNGFMENHSGITASKIRNQVLFELFPDIPKAWLTRKVDSVALLNTRAFTSWEQRPYLFRFRNTRPITGTEDHMFQNLTISPLSGSTGQVEKICLMVYDVTDIATGKRALERANEQLAKLSMTDLLTGLLNRGTWENLVDAEFERFRRYGQATSLVMFDIDFFKKVNDTHGHLAGDEVIKHTAETARSNLRQSDSIGRYGGEEFGVVLPETDAEGARIICERIRDAIEKSVVQTSVAPVRYTVSVGIAQLTDRPKNHMKWMQQADEALYAAKKNGRNCVVVFE; encoded by the coding sequence ATGCCCATAAACGAACTTGAAGCTCAATCCTTCCACTGGCTGGTGGACATGCTGGAATCCGTTGAGGTTGGCCTGGTAGTGCTGGACCTGGAATTTCGGGTGCAGGCCTGGAATGGCTTTATGGAAAACCACAGCGGCATCACCGCCAGCAAAATCCGCAACCAGGTACTGTTCGAACTATTCCCCGACATCCCAAAAGCCTGGCTAACCCGCAAAGTGGATTCCGTGGCACTGCTGAACACCCGGGCGTTTACATCCTGGGAGCAACGCCCCTACCTGTTCCGGTTCCGCAATACGCGCCCCATTACCGGAACGGAAGACCATATGTTCCAGAACCTCACTATCAGCCCGTTGTCAGGCAGTACCGGGCAGGTGGAGAAGATATGCCTAATGGTGTACGACGTAACCGATATCGCCACTGGCAAGCGCGCACTAGAGCGGGCTAATGAGCAACTCGCGAAACTCAGCATGACCGACCTGTTAACCGGCCTGCTAAACCGCGGCACCTGGGAGAACCTGGTGGATGCGGAGTTCGAACGGTTTCGCCGCTACGGCCAAGCAACCAGCCTTGTGATGTTTGATATCGACTTCTTCAAAAAAGTGAACGACACCCACGGCCACTTGGCTGGCGATGAAGTGATCAAACACACCGCTGAAACCGCCAGAAGCAATTTGCGACAATCTGACAGTATTGGCCGTTATGGCGGTGAAGAGTTTGGCGTTGTATTACCAGAAACCGATGCCGAAGGCGCTCGCATAATATGTGAGCGAATACGAGACGCCATAGAAAAAAGCGTGGTTCAAACCTCTGTTGCACCCGTTCGTTATACGGTGAGCGTGGGCATAGCGCAATTAACCGACAGGCCGAAAAACCATATGAAGTGGATGCAGCAAGCAGACGAAGCCTTGTATGCCGCAAAGAAAAACGGAAGAAATTGCGTGGTTGTTTTTGAATAG